Proteins from a single region of Palaemon carinicauda isolate YSFRI2023 chromosome 1, ASM3689809v2, whole genome shotgun sequence:
- the LOC137655870 gene encoding fibropellin-1-like isoform X1 encodes MRRRTRRLAPFVVLLFLPLVVQTQDDASDNETTVVTLKGTEEVPMVTESIIQNNETEFTNNATEDGGMSLDGENGSLPLGDAETDGGMIPEETATVFDVLNVEDAPVVGNATEGIPEMDENVTESPDTDVAPSGGAEVTDGGKVTTEEDKVTTELVTAIPEPGPTTTKAPSPVTTSGPKCGKNMKVVEGACECLDDWVHDPANTSALECPCPNLCGAKGQKTCPDGTHCFHVTCHDISCKCDERGFYFDPLNEMCVDVCAYYGDVVCGFASNKTCQSSDSTDVGYTCPCSIGFHMENDTCVDVDECNSENPCDDNEVCQNSIGSYSCVCKQGFLRTSSGTCKNINECLNPKLNDCDHLCEDQTPGYTCSCYEGYVFKEETKECQLEESSTSCECSDPTKSVCYLPPGGQPQCHPKPGYLLINGSYVDNAECKNKTDEWCGAHGECVEGEGGSYCRCMEGYVNSSSSNVGECVAIECPVGTVLSGSTCIDSCSLVKCVNPLRCVATEEGRGECECGVLCQGLLNPEGISSSLYYGSFMTMMLPGSENIIASQVTRSLSTYFGKGNVEVTGVKLLTKRKTRSTDSLVDVMVEYVVTSDQPNRDQELSDVIRKQCLPSANLPNGTCILPGNIIVGEKSIIVVAKDPCKDSPCPRDFFDCIPRRDVSGRYLCNCKSGFAKVKMMGTLGFCQDIDECNATKKICQGDQECLNTPGSFVCREPAGKLVSDGTMKDIAVAFGILFAATLLVAIGLGYLLMKRSHRVREMVPMTETNTGFENHAFHK; translated from the exons ATGAGAAGAAGGACGAGACGTCTGGCTCCCTTcgttgttcttctctttcttcctctcgtCGTTCAAACTCAGG ATGATGCGAGCGACAACGAAACTACTGTCGTGACGCTAAAGGGCACCGAGGAAGTTCCTATGGTGACAGAATCTATTATTCAGAATAACGAAACTGAATTCACGAACAACGCAACCGAAGATGGAGGTATGTCACTCGATGGAGAGAATGGAAGCCTCCCATTAGGAGATGCTGAGACAGATGGAGGCATGATTCCTGAGGAGACCGCCACCGTCTTCGATGTATTAAACGTAGAGGATGCCCCAGTTGTCGGAAACGCCACTGAGGGGATTCCTGAAATGGATGAGAACGTTACGGAATCCCCTGACACGGATGTCGCTCCTAGCGGAGGTGCCGAAGTAACGGACGGAGGGAAGGTAACGACAGAGGAAGATAAAGTGACCACAGAACTTGTAACTGCTATACCAGAGCCAGGACCCACCACTACTAAAGCACCTTCACCTGTAACAACTA GTGGTCCAAAATGTGGTAAGAATATGAAGGTTGTAGAAGGGGCATGCGAGTGCTTGGACGATTGGGTTCATGATCCAGCAAATACCTCTGCTTTGGAATGCCCTTGCCCCAATCTGTGTGGGGCAAAGGGTCAGAAGACTTGTCCAGATGGTACACATTGCTTTCACGTGACCTGCCACGATATATCTTGCAAATGTGATGAAAGGGGGTTCTATTTTGATCCTCTGAACGAGATGTGCGtag ATGTCTGTGCCTATTACGGGGACGTTGTGTGTGGCTTTGCGTCAAACAAAACTTGCCAGTCGTCTGACTCAACAGATGTGGGCTACACCTGTCCCTGTTCGATCGGGTTTCACATGGAGAACGACACTTGTGTTG ATGTCGATGAATGCAATTCTGAAAATCCTTGTGACGACAACGAAGTGTGTCAGAACTCAATAGGAAGCTATTCGTGTGTGTGCAAGCAAGGCTTCCTCAGGACAAGTTCTGGTACTTGCAAAA ATATAAACGAATGCTTGAACCCTAAACTCAATGACTGTGATCATCTTTGTGAGGATCAAACACCTGGATATACCTGTAGTTGTTACGAAGGTTACGTCTTCAAAGAGGAGACTAAAGAATGTCAGCTGG AAGAATCGTCTACTTCTTGTGAATGCAGCGACCCCACGAAAAGTGTTTGTTACCTTCCGCCAGGGGGCCAACCACAGTGTCATCCGAAGCCAGGCTATCTGCTTATCAACGGATCATATGTCG ATAACGCAGAATGCAAGAACAAAACAGATGAATGGTGCGGTGCGCATGGAGAATGCGTCGAAGGAGAAGGCGGGTCATACTGCAGGTGTATGGAGGGATACGTCAACAGCTCTTCCTCAAATGTTGGGGAATGTGTTG CTATCGAGTGTCCAGTCGGCACCGTTCTTTCTGGATCAACCTGCATAG ACTCCTGCAGTCTCGTCAAGTGCGTAAACCCGTTGCGCTGTGTGGCGACGGAGGAAGGGAGAGGGGAGTGTGAGTGTGGGGTCCTTTGCCAGGGACTTCTGAATCCTGAAGGAATCTCCTCCAGTTTATACTACGGGTCCTTTATGACCATGATGCTTCCTGGAAGTGAAAATATCATCGCTTCGCAGGTCACCAGATCG TTGAGCACATACTTCGGTAAGGGCAACGTGGAGGTGACAGGAGTGAAGCTGCTGACGAAGAGGAAAACCCGTTCTACTGACTCCTTGGTGGATGTCATGGTCGAGTACGTTGTGACAAGCGATCAACCAAACAGGGACCAGGAATTGAGTGACGTCATAAGGAAGCAGTGCCTCCCTAGTGCAAACTTACCTAACGGCACTTGTATTCTTCCTGGAAATATCATCGTTGGAGAAAAATCAATTATAGTGGTAGCTAAAG ATCCTTGTAAAGATAGTCCATGTCCTAGGGATTTCTTTGACTGCATTCCGAGAAGAGACGTGTCCGGCAGATACCTCTGTAACTGCAAGAGCGGATTTGCTAAAGTCAAGATGATGGGGACACTCGGCTTTTGTCAAG ATATTGACGAATGCAATGCCACAAAGAAGATATGTCAAGGTGATCAGGAATGTTTAAACACACCTGGGAGCTTTGTGTGCAG aGAGCCGGCCGGCAAGCTGGTTAGTGATG GTACCATGAAGGACATAGCCGTTGCCTTCGGGATTCTCTTTGCTGCGACGCTTCTCGTCGCAATTGGACTCGGATATTT GCTCATGAAACGATCGCATCGCGTGCGAGAGATGGTTCCCATGACCGAGACAAATACCGGGTTTGAGAACCACGCCTTCCACAAGTAA
- the LOC137655870 gene encoding fibropellin-1-like isoform X2: protein MRRRTRRLAPFVVLLFLPLVVQTQDDASDNETTVVTLKGTEEVPMVTESIIQNNETEFTNNATEDGGMSLDGENGSLPLGDAETDGGMIPEETATVFDVLNVEDAPVVGNATEGIPEMDENVTESPDTDVAPSGGAEVTDGGKVTTEEDKVTTELVTAIPEPGPTTTKAPSPVTTSGPKCGKNMKVVEGACECLDDWVHDPANTSALECPCPNLCGAKGQKTCPDGTHCFHVTCHDISCKCDERGFYFDPLNEMCVDVCAYYGDVVCGFASNKTCQSSDSTDVGYTCPCSIGFHMENDTCVDVDECNSENPCDDNEVCQNSIGSYSCVCKQGFLRTSSGTCKKESSTSCECSDPTKSVCYLPPGGQPQCHPKPGYLLINGSYVDNAECKNKTDEWCGAHGECVEGEGGSYCRCMEGYVNSSSSNVGECVAIECPVGTVLSGSTCIDSCSLVKCVNPLRCVATEEGRGECECGVLCQGLLNPEGISSSLYYGSFMTMMLPGSENIIASQVTRSLSTYFGKGNVEVTGVKLLTKRKTRSTDSLVDVMVEYVVTSDQPNRDQELSDVIRKQCLPSANLPNGTCILPGNIIVGEKSIIVVAKDPCKDSPCPRDFFDCIPRRDVSGRYLCNCKSGFAKVKMMGTLGFCQDIDECNATKKICQGDQECLNTPGSFVCREPAGKLVSDGTMKDIAVAFGILFAATLLVAIGLGYLLMKRSHRVREMVPMTETNTGFENHAFHK, encoded by the exons ATGAGAAGAAGGACGAGACGTCTGGCTCCCTTcgttgttcttctctttcttcctctcgtCGTTCAAACTCAGG ATGATGCGAGCGACAACGAAACTACTGTCGTGACGCTAAAGGGCACCGAGGAAGTTCCTATGGTGACAGAATCTATTATTCAGAATAACGAAACTGAATTCACGAACAACGCAACCGAAGATGGAGGTATGTCACTCGATGGAGAGAATGGAAGCCTCCCATTAGGAGATGCTGAGACAGATGGAGGCATGATTCCTGAGGAGACCGCCACCGTCTTCGATGTATTAAACGTAGAGGATGCCCCAGTTGTCGGAAACGCCACTGAGGGGATTCCTGAAATGGATGAGAACGTTACGGAATCCCCTGACACGGATGTCGCTCCTAGCGGAGGTGCCGAAGTAACGGACGGAGGGAAGGTAACGACAGAGGAAGATAAAGTGACCACAGAACTTGTAACTGCTATACCAGAGCCAGGACCCACCACTACTAAAGCACCTTCACCTGTAACAACTA GTGGTCCAAAATGTGGTAAGAATATGAAGGTTGTAGAAGGGGCATGCGAGTGCTTGGACGATTGGGTTCATGATCCAGCAAATACCTCTGCTTTGGAATGCCCTTGCCCCAATCTGTGTGGGGCAAAGGGTCAGAAGACTTGTCCAGATGGTACACATTGCTTTCACGTGACCTGCCACGATATATCTTGCAAATGTGATGAAAGGGGGTTCTATTTTGATCCTCTGAACGAGATGTGCGtag ATGTCTGTGCCTATTACGGGGACGTTGTGTGTGGCTTTGCGTCAAACAAAACTTGCCAGTCGTCTGACTCAACAGATGTGGGCTACACCTGTCCCTGTTCGATCGGGTTTCACATGGAGAACGACACTTGTGTTG ATGTCGATGAATGCAATTCTGAAAATCCTTGTGACGACAACGAAGTGTGTCAGAACTCAATAGGAAGCTATTCGTGTGTGTGCAAGCAAGGCTTCCTCAGGACAAGTTCTGGTACTTGCAAAA AAGAATCGTCTACTTCTTGTGAATGCAGCGACCCCACGAAAAGTGTTTGTTACCTTCCGCCAGGGGGCCAACCACAGTGTCATCCGAAGCCAGGCTATCTGCTTATCAACGGATCATATGTCG ATAACGCAGAATGCAAGAACAAAACAGATGAATGGTGCGGTGCGCATGGAGAATGCGTCGAAGGAGAAGGCGGGTCATACTGCAGGTGTATGGAGGGATACGTCAACAGCTCTTCCTCAAATGTTGGGGAATGTGTTG CTATCGAGTGTCCAGTCGGCACCGTTCTTTCTGGATCAACCTGCATAG ACTCCTGCAGTCTCGTCAAGTGCGTAAACCCGTTGCGCTGTGTGGCGACGGAGGAAGGGAGAGGGGAGTGTGAGTGTGGGGTCCTTTGCCAGGGACTTCTGAATCCTGAAGGAATCTCCTCCAGTTTATACTACGGGTCCTTTATGACCATGATGCTTCCTGGAAGTGAAAATATCATCGCTTCGCAGGTCACCAGATCG TTGAGCACATACTTCGGTAAGGGCAACGTGGAGGTGACAGGAGTGAAGCTGCTGACGAAGAGGAAAACCCGTTCTACTGACTCCTTGGTGGATGTCATGGTCGAGTACGTTGTGACAAGCGATCAACCAAACAGGGACCAGGAATTGAGTGACGTCATAAGGAAGCAGTGCCTCCCTAGTGCAAACTTACCTAACGGCACTTGTATTCTTCCTGGAAATATCATCGTTGGAGAAAAATCAATTATAGTGGTAGCTAAAG ATCCTTGTAAAGATAGTCCATGTCCTAGGGATTTCTTTGACTGCATTCCGAGAAGAGACGTGTCCGGCAGATACCTCTGTAACTGCAAGAGCGGATTTGCTAAAGTCAAGATGATGGGGACACTCGGCTTTTGTCAAG ATATTGACGAATGCAATGCCACAAAGAAGATATGTCAAGGTGATCAGGAATGTTTAAACACACCTGGGAGCTTTGTGTGCAG aGAGCCGGCCGGCAAGCTGGTTAGTGATG GTACCATGAAGGACATAGCCGTTGCCTTCGGGATTCTCTTTGCTGCGACGCTTCTCGTCGCAATTGGACTCGGATATTT GCTCATGAAACGATCGCATCGCGTGCGAGAGATGGTTCCCATGACCGAGACAAATACCGGGTTTGAGAACCACGCCTTCCACAAGTAA